TCATTTAATAGCGAAAATTCCTGCGGTACAAGATTTGCCAAATCAGCACCTAGCTCCACGCCACAGATTTCTTCTTTTGTGCGTTTTGTAGGCACACTCTGCGTGTAAGAATACGCCGTTTGCTCCTTGATTTTCTCCATAAAAACTTCATCCCTAGCCTCTCTAAGTCTGCCTAGCATTTCACATAATTTCATCAAAGGTTCATTATTTTTGATTTTGTTAAAGTGCTTTAAAATCTGCGCTAAACTTAGCTTTTTAGAGCGATTTTGCCCTTTGTAGCCATTTGCTGGGATCTCGCCACTATCATCCATGGTTATATCGCTTAGTGAGCTAAGTGCTTTTAGCATAGCATTTTGCGCCTTTTCATCGCCCAAATCGCTAGTATCAAGAGCGTCATTTACTAGGCTTATAGCATCCATCATTAGCCCATCTTCGCCAAAAAGCTCAGGGCTTATCTGCGCTAACTCACGAGCTTTTAAAAGCGCATCAAACCACGCTTGCATACGCACAAAAAAGTCATCTTCTAAGCCCTGCGTTCTTTGCTTTTTCCAAATAGCGATTTTCTCAGCTAAAATGTTTTGCCATTTATCCACGATATAGCCGTGCAGCTCGGCTCTTTTGCTCTCATTGTCTGCTAGGTTTGCTCTGTGGCGTAGGAATTCTAGATTTTGCCCCTCGTTAAATTTAGCAAATGCCTCTATATCGTCATCTAAAACTCCCTTCTCCGCACTAGCACCTGCTCTTTCTAGCAAAGCCGCTCGCTCACTCTCAAAAGGCGGATTTGCCACCGCAGCTACGATTTGCTCATTTTTATTAGCCACTGCTTGCGCATAGAGCTTGGCAATTTTAGGATCATTTAGAAGTCCGTGGTCATCTAGTAGCATTTTCACGCCTTTTTATGCTCTTTTACGGCTGTGATGAGATCATTTATTAGCTTGTCTTTATCGTGGCTGATAGCAGCTGAAATTCCTTTTGCCCCAGCTGCTAGTAGATCATTTGATGAGTTTTGTGCCACTATCTCGCTAAAAAGCTTTGCAAAGCCCAAACTAGCGTTATTTGCCATTTTGCCAAAGACTATAACACTAGCAAGTTTCTTTGCTAATTCATCATCGTTCATTTGTCCCATGAAAAACTGATTTATAGCTAGTTTTACCTCGCTAACGCTCTTGCTATCATCTACGCCGCTTGCTTGTAGGATTTTTTGGGTTTTTTCATAAACCACTTCTAGCATTTTATGATTTTTTTCATCTTTTAAAAGCGTGTTTGTTTGGCACTCATCAAGCCCAAGAGCTAGATTTTTTAGCTCTTTTATAGCAGTTTTTTGCCTAAAGCCCAAAAATACATTATTTGGAGTGCTGTTTATCTCATTATCAAGCGATATTTGCTTTGCTGTTATTTTATCTCTTAGCGTG
This DNA window, taken from Campylobacter magnus, encodes the following:
- a CDS encoding VWA domain-containing protein, which translates into the protein MLLDDHGLLNDPKIAKLYAQAVANKNEQIVAAVANPPFESERAALLERAGASAEKGVLDDDIEAFAKFNEGQNLEFLRHRANLADNESKRAELHGYIVDKWQNILAEKIAIWKKQRTQGLEDDFFVRMQAWFDALLKARELAQISPELFGEDGLMMDAISLVNDALDTSDLGDEKAQNAMLKALSSLSDITMDDSGEIPANGYKGQNRSKKLSLAQILKHFNKIKNNEPLMKLCEMLGRLREARDEVFMEKIKEQTAYSYTQSVPTKRTKEEICGVELGADLANLVPQEFSLLNDDDLEILFDLKLLEKRLFCFEKQGLVEKQIKDVKEIEKQKPKEQKSKDKNKGAIILCVDTSGSMSGEPEMVAKALTLFIASRARRKNRACYLINFSSDIKCEDLSEHGWGERLNSFLRLSFGGGTDVGKALEKGVEMMSKDEFEKSDLLVISDGDFGELSQRIVGKMDKQREQENRFFLLDITEKSKALDYFDKHFLYDGKNVKVLGELASEIR